In Massilia antarctica, the following are encoded in one genomic region:
- a CDS encoding ankyrin repeat domain-containing protein gives MNDAARLATLAACMLTVPMAAAAPLPAQPFAQQRCPAGDAAKGADKAAGAPRIFGALGKDRRPALKKILADGDNPNTCHGGVTPLIVAAAGGDVDAIHMLHQAGAVLDAPRDAQGGTALRAALANGQWPAASALLERGADTRQRDDDGNTALHHLANSAHSADPRAQAALADMMLKLGAMIDQPAIGASTPLMLAIEAGKRDLTAFLVDQGADPALRNGRGENALAIARRRALPDIVAMLERCIGQRPPHCADNGTPPRYSTK, from the coding sequence ATGAATGATGCCGCCCGCCTCGCCACGCTGGCCGCCTGCATGCTGACCGTGCCGATGGCGGCCGCGGCCCCCCTGCCCGCTCAACCGTTCGCACAGCAGCGCTGCCCCGCCGGCGACGCAGCCAAGGGAGCCGACAAAGCCGCCGGTGCGCCGCGCATCTTCGGCGCCCTCGGCAAGGACCGCCGCCCCGCGCTGAAAAAAATCCTCGCCGACGGCGACAATCCGAATACCTGCCATGGCGGCGTCACGCCCTTGATCGTGGCGGCGGCCGGCGGCGATGTGGACGCCATCCACATGCTGCACCAGGCCGGCGCCGTGCTCGATGCGCCGCGTGACGCGCAAGGCGGCACGGCGCTGCGCGCGGCGCTGGCCAACGGCCAGTGGCCGGCCGCCAGCGCCCTGCTCGAACGCGGCGCCGACACGCGCCAGCGCGACGACGACGGCAACACCGCCTTGCACCACCTGGCCAACAGCGCCCACAGCGCCGACCCGCGCGCGCAGGCGGCGCTGGCCGACATGATGCTCAAGCTGGGCGCCATGATCGACCAACCCGCCATCGGGGCCAGCACCCCGCTGATGCTGGCCATCGAAGCCGGCAAGCGCGATCTGACGGCGTTCCTGGTGGACCAGGGCGCCGACCCGGCCCTGCGCAACGGGCGCGGCGAGAATGCGCTGGCCATCGCGCGCCGGCGCGCCCTGCCCGACATCGTCGCGATGCTGGAGCGCTGCATCGGCCAGCGTCCGCCGCATTGCGCCGACAACGGCACGCCGCCGCGCTACTCGACCAAATAG
- a CDS encoding GH39 family glycosyl hydrolase, whose amino-acid sequence MSLKHIGVFLLSAMLALPLAGRAQTRVIELDTKAIAGRFDPAFNFSIGAGRANEGLRADWQQQLAQAKRDAGFKYIRMHGLLSDDMAVYRVDPQGKEQYNFQYVDALYDYLLSIGIKPFVELGFMPSQMASGDKTVFWWRGNVTPPKDYAAWERLIKALAAHFTERYGAQEVASWYFEVWNEPNLDGFWAGSQDDYFKLYRHAARAIKSVGANYKVGGPATAGAAWIPEMIAYCASNAVPLDFVSTHTYGVNQGFLDEYGTTGTVLSKDDDAVSADVIRNRKQIAASAMPDLELHYTEWSSSYTPADPTHDSYHQAAYILQKLKQVGGAAQSMSYWVFTDIFEEAGPRMEAFHGGFGLMNTQGIKKPAYFAYQFLNQLAPTALKNSDTQSFATTDQHGKVQLLLWDYTRTLPEGVNNQQYFIKDLPPRDKGKVDVRMNGLKTGTYTLTISTVGYKRNDAFTAYIGMGSPKQLGKSQVAALASLASGKPDEQRTVRVGASGRFTMQLPVRENDVVLLELSAGKPAARRTVH is encoded by the coding sequence ATGAGTCTAAAGCATATCGGCGTTTTCCTGCTCAGTGCCATGTTGGCCTTGCCGCTGGCGGGCCGGGCGCAAACGCGCGTGATCGAACTCGATACCAAGGCCATCGCGGGGCGCTTCGACCCGGCTTTCAATTTTTCCATCGGCGCCGGCCGCGCCAACGAGGGCTTGCGCGCCGACTGGCAGCAGCAGCTGGCCCAGGCCAAGCGCGATGCGGGATTCAAATATATCCGCATGCACGGCCTGCTCTCCGATGACATGGCCGTGTACCGGGTTGATCCTCAGGGCAAGGAACAATACAACTTCCAGTACGTGGATGCGCTGTACGATTATCTGCTGAGCATCGGCATCAAACCCTTCGTCGAACTGGGCTTCATGCCCTCGCAGATGGCCAGCGGCGACAAAACAGTCTTCTGGTGGCGTGGCAACGTCACCCCGCCGAAAGACTACGCCGCCTGGGAACGCCTGATCAAAGCCCTGGCCGCACACTTCACCGAACGCTACGGCGCGCAAGAAGTGGCCAGCTGGTATTTTGAGGTGTGGAACGAACCGAACCTGGACGGCTTCTGGGCCGGATCGCAGGACGACTACTTCAAGCTGTACCGCCATGCCGCGCGCGCGATCAAGAGCGTGGGCGCCAATTACAAGGTGGGCGGCCCTGCCACCGCAGGCGCCGCGTGGATACCGGAAATGATCGCTTACTGCGCCAGCAATGCGGTACCGCTCGATTTCGTCAGCACCCACACTTACGGCGTCAATCAAGGCTTCCTCGACGAATATGGCACCACCGGCACGGTGCTGAGCAAGGATGACGATGCGGTCAGCGCCGACGTGATCAGGAACCGCAAGCAAATCGCGGCATCGGCCATGCCCGATCTGGAACTGCATTACACCGAATGGAGTTCCTCGTACACGCCGGCCGACCCCACGCACGACAGCTACCACCAGGCCGCGTACATCCTGCAAAAACTCAAGCAGGTCGGCGGCGCGGCGCAATCGATGTCGTATTGGGTGTTCACCGATATTTTCGAGGAAGCCGGGCCGCGCATGGAAGCCTTCCACGGCGGCTTCGGCCTGATGAATACCCAGGGGATCAAGAAGCCCGCCTATTTTGCCTATCAGTTCCTCAACCAGCTTGCGCCGACCGCGCTGAAAAACAGCGACACGCAATCGTTCGCCACCACCGACCAACATGGCAAGGTCCAGCTGCTGCTGTGGGATTACACGCGCACCTTGCCGGAGGGCGTCAACAACCAGCAGTATTTCATCAAGGACTTGCCGCCCAGGGACAAGGGCAAGGTCGACGTCAGGATGAATGGCCTGAAAACCGGCACCTATACGCTCACGATCTCCACGGTCGGCTACAAGCGCAACGATGCCTTCACCGCGTACATCGGCATGGGGTCGCCGAAACAGCTGGGGAAAAGCCAGGTCGCGGCCTTGGCATCGCTCGCCAGCGGCAAGCCCGACGAGCAAAGAACGGTGCGGGTCGGCGCCAGCGGGCGCTTCACCATGCAACTGCCCGTGCGCGAAAACGATGTGGTCCTGCTGGAGCTCAGTGCCGGCAAGCCGGCCGCACGTCGGACCGTTCACTGA
- a CDS encoding DUF4345 family protein: protein MLKQKLRVQLLNLIALASSLAALAALLNPDRVAIAMGVFLVGVNGYSQFFAMYVGVRAATAALALLAARQADQPVLGDITALFVLAQPAGRFVAAFAIGLPQGLLLVVCGIELAAGLLLLALRPR, encoded by the coding sequence ATGCTGAAACAGAAGCTGCGCGTGCAGCTTCTGAACCTGATCGCCCTCGCCAGTTCGCTGGCCGCATTAGCGGCCTTGCTGAACCCGGACCGGGTGGCGATCGCCATGGGCGTGTTTCTTGTTGGCGTGAATGGCTACAGCCAGTTCTTCGCCATGTATGTCGGCGTGAGGGCAGCTACAGCGGCCCTGGCGCTGCTGGCAGCAAGGCAGGCCGACCAGCCTGTCCTCGGCGATATCACCGCATTGTTCGTCCTGGCGCAGCCGGCCGGCCGCTTTGTCGCGGCCTTCGCCATCGGCCTGCCCCAGGGATTGTTGTTAGTCGTTTGCGGGATCGAACTGGCGGCAGGCCTTCTGCTGCTTGCCTTGCGCCCGCGCTAA
- the rplU gene encoding 50S ribosomal protein L21: protein MYAVIKTGGKQYKVVAGEKLKVEQIPADIGSELTIDQVLAVGAGDTIKFGAPLVEGATVLVTVVAHGRHDKVKIFKMRRRKHYQKHQGHRQNFTEIQIVSING, encoded by the coding sequence ATGTACGCGGTCATAAAAACCGGTGGCAAACAATACAAAGTTGTCGCTGGCGAAAAACTTAAAGTAGAACAGATACCGGCAGACATTGGTTCCGAACTCACCATCGATCAAGTTCTCGCAGTAGGCGCGGGCGACACCATCAAGTTTGGTGCGCCATTGGTCGAAGGTGCAACGGTACTGGTAACTGTTGTGGCACACGGTCGTCACGATAAAGTGAAGATTTTCAAGATGCGTCGTCGTAAGCACTACCAAAAGCATCAGGGCCATCGCCAGAATTTCACCGAAATTCAAATCGTTTCGATCAACGGTTAA
- the obgE gene encoding GTPase ObgE yields the protein MKFIDEAKIEVIAGDGGNGCASFCREKFRPFGGPDGGDGGKGGSIWAVADRNINTLVDFRYSKMHKGRDGEPGRGADCYGKGAEDIYMRMPVGTLIVDNNNGEIIADLTEHGQTELLAKGGEGGWGNIHFKSSTNRAPRQKTEGKEGERRELRLELKVLADVGLLGMPNAGKSTFITAVSNAKPKIADYPFTTLHPNLGVVRVSHEKSFVIADIPGLIEGASEGAGLGHQFLRHLQRTGLLLHIVDMAPFETNVDPVKEAKALIKELEKYDESLVDKPRWFVLNKLDVVPEEDRKKLVKDFVKRMAWKGPVFEISALNHQGCPELVNAIYLHLETIKKSEHRAEETQMTEEARGIASIDPDDPRFKILD from the coding sequence ATGAAGTTTATCGACGAAGCAAAAATCGAGGTCATCGCCGGCGACGGCGGCAATGGCTGCGCATCGTTCTGTCGCGAGAAGTTCCGGCCTTTCGGCGGCCCGGACGGCGGCGACGGCGGCAAGGGCGGGTCCATCTGGGCCGTTGCGGACCGCAACATCAACACCCTGGTCGACTTCCGTTACTCCAAGATGCACAAAGGCCGGGACGGCGAGCCGGGACGCGGCGCCGATTGCTACGGCAAGGGCGCGGAAGACATCTATATGCGCATGCCGGTCGGCACCTTGATCGTCGATAACAACAACGGCGAAATCATCGCCGATCTGACCGAACACGGCCAGACCGAACTGCTGGCCAAGGGCGGCGAGGGCGGCTGGGGCAATATCCACTTCAAGTCCTCCACCAACCGCGCCCCGCGTCAAAAGACCGAGGGCAAGGAAGGCGAACGGCGCGAACTGCGCCTGGAACTCAAGGTACTGGCCGACGTGGGCCTGCTGGGCATGCCGAACGCCGGCAAGTCTACTTTTATTACGGCCGTGTCCAACGCCAAGCCGAAGATCGCCGACTACCCGTTCACGACCCTGCACCCGAACCTGGGCGTGGTGCGCGTGTCGCACGAGAAGAGCTTCGTCATCGCCGACATTCCCGGCCTGATCGAAGGCGCCTCCGAAGGCGCGGGCCTGGGCCACCAGTTCCTGCGTCACCTGCAGCGTACCGGCCTGCTGCTGCACATCGTCGACATGGCGCCGTTCGAGACCAATGTCGATCCGGTCAAGGAAGCCAAGGCCCTGATCAAGGAACTCGAAAAGTACGACGAGTCGCTGGTCGACAAGCCGCGCTGGTTCGTCTTGAACAAGCTCGATGTGGTGCCGGAAGAAGACCGCAAGAAGCTGGTCAAGGATTTCGTCAAGCGCATGGCCTGGAAGGGTCCTGTGTTCGAGATTTCGGCCCTGAACCATCAAGGCTGCCCGGAGCTGGTCAACGCCATCTACCTGCACCTCGAGACCATCAAGAAGAGCGAGCACCGCGCCGAAGAAACGCAGATGACCGAAGAAGCACGCGGCATTGCGTCGATCGATCCGGACGATCCGCGCTTCAAGATTCTCGACTAA
- a CDS encoding 4Fe-4S dicluster domain-containing protein, whose amino-acid sequence MTAHTATAPKWGMALDLERCIGCHACSVACKVENSVPLGNFRTKVYYYDFAAINPFNKKETMKRAFLPTLCMQCEDAPCLAACEQDAITRDADGIVRINEDKCDSDRACIKACPYGAIHQDPVTKLADKCDFCSHRLEADLLPACVEVCPADVFAFGDLNDPASRINAFNQRHGKELSVLKPEEKTGPAVKYRGIGTAVPRAMEKKIPKGHNHDPFSYEVDTWSQLRSTFARAPVKKG is encoded by the coding sequence ATGACCGCACATACCGCAACCGCTCCCAAATGGGGCATGGCGCTTGACCTGGAACGCTGCATCGGATGCCACGCCTGCTCCGTCGCTTGCAAAGTCGAAAATTCAGTTCCACTCGGAAATTTCCGCACCAAGGTGTATTACTACGACTTCGCTGCCATCAATCCCTTCAACAAGAAGGAAACAATGAAGCGGGCTTTTTTGCCGACCTTGTGCATGCAGTGCGAGGACGCACCCTGCCTCGCCGCCTGCGAGCAGGACGCGATCACGCGCGACGCCGACGGGATCGTGCGCATCAACGAGGACAAGTGCGACAGCGATCGCGCCTGCATCAAGGCCTGCCCTTACGGCGCGATCCACCAGGATCCGGTGACCAAATTGGCCGATAAATGCGATTTCTGCTCGCACCGGCTGGAAGCGGACCTGCTGCCTGCCTGCGTTGAAGTATGTCCGGCCGATGTATTCGCCTTCGGCGACCTGAACGACCCGGCCAGCCGCATCAACGCATTCAACCAGCGGCACGGCAAGGAACTGTCGGTGCTCAAGCCCGAAGAGAAGACCGGGCCCGCCGTCAAATACCGCGGCATCGGCACGGCCGTTCCGCGGGCGATGGAAAAGAAGATCCCCAAGGGCCACAACCACGACCCGTTTTCGTATGAAGTCGATACCTGGAGCCAGTTGCGATCGACCTTTGCCCGTGCCCCCGTGAAGAAAGGCTGA
- the ispB gene encoding octaprenyl diphosphate synthase, translating to MSAAILHAQQNTIAQSIAPDMEAVNTVIRERLHSEVSLVNQIAEYIISAGGKRIRPVLVLLVANAYGYKGTAHHELAAVVEFIHTATLLHDDVVDESSMRRGRQTANALFGNAASVLVGDFLYSRSFQMMVGLNNMRVMQILSDATNVIAEGEVLQLLNMHDPDVTQESYLKVIRSKTAKLFEAAAELGALISGAKDDEISKAGEYGRSLGTAFQLIDDVLDYAGDADEIGKNVGDDLREGKPTLPLIWLMENGTPEQRELVRNCIEQGDEQHFDAILAAVTSSGALDFTRREAEIAARRAADAIADLPDSLYKQSLMQLCTFAVDRNH from the coding sequence TTGTCCGCCGCCATCTTACACGCACAACAAAATACCATCGCCCAATCGATCGCTCCGGACATGGAGGCAGTCAACACGGTGATCCGCGAACGCCTGCATTCCGAGGTCAGCCTGGTCAACCAGATTGCCGAGTACATCATCAGTGCCGGGGGCAAGCGCATCCGCCCCGTGCTGGTGCTGCTGGTGGCGAACGCCTATGGCTACAAGGGCACGGCCCACCATGAACTGGCGGCCGTGGTCGAATTCATCCACACCGCCACCCTGCTGCACGACGACGTGGTCGACGAATCGTCGATGCGGCGCGGGCGCCAGACCGCCAACGCGCTGTTCGGCAATGCGGCATCGGTGCTGGTGGGCGACTTCCTGTACTCGCGCTCGTTCCAGATGATGGTTGGCCTGAACAATATGCGGGTCATGCAGATCCTGTCGGACGCCACCAACGTGATCGCCGAAGGGGAAGTGCTGCAACTGCTGAACATGCACGATCCAGATGTGACGCAGGAAAGCTACCTGAAAGTGATCCGTTCCAAGACAGCTAAGCTGTTCGAGGCGGCGGCGGAACTGGGCGCGCTCATTTCCGGCGCCAAGGATGACGAAATCAGCAAGGCCGGCGAATACGGCCGCTCCTTGGGCACGGCCTTCCAGTTGATCGACGACGTGCTCGACTACGCGGGCGACGCCGACGAAATCGGCAAGAATGTCGGCGACGACCTGCGCGAAGGCAAGCCGACCCTGCCGCTGATCTGGCTGATGGAAAACGGCACGCCGGAACAGCGCGAACTGGTGCGCAACTGCATCGAGCAGGGCGACGAGCAGCATTTCGACGCCATTCTCGCGGCGGTGACCAGCAGCGGCGCCCTGGATTTTACGCGGCGCGAGGCGGAAATTGCCGCCAGGCGCGCGGCGGATGCCATCGCCGACTTACCGGACAGCCTGTACAAACAAAGCTTGATGCAACTATGTACCTTCGCAGTTGACAGGAACCACTAA
- the rpmA gene encoding 50S ribosomal protein L27, translating to MAHKKGGGTTRNGRDSESKRLGVKVYGGQTINAGGIIIRQRGTPVRAGENVGTGKDHTLFALVDGKVKFVVKGAGSKQFVTVVANDPAPAAVAA from the coding sequence ATGGCACACAAAAAAGGCGGCGGCACAACGCGCAACGGCCGTGACTCAGAATCAAAACGCCTTGGCGTTAAAGTCTACGGCGGCCAGACCATCAATGCCGGCGGCATCATCATCCGTCAGCGCGGCACCCCAGTGCGCGCAGGCGAAAACGTCGGCACCGGCAAGGATCACACCCTGTTCGCGCTGGTCGACGGCAAGGTGAAGTTCGTGGTCAAGGGCGCAGGCTCGAAGCAGTTCGTTACCGTTGTTGCTAACGACCCAGCTCCAGCAGCAGTCGCAGCGTAA
- a CDS encoding alpha/beta hydrolase family protein: MNSPRLPALLFALSAALGAPSLAAAQSPSVPAAKAADATTLADARKGFRTTPVRKLRQQEPIPAPPADIFKLVRYEAAPGKLGAYLTPDPNDGKKHPAIIWMTGGDSNTIGDVWSPNPVNNEQSASAYRKAGIVMMFPALRGGNDNPGVHEGFLGEVDDVLAAAAYLAKQAYVDPDRIYLGGHSTGGTLALLTAEVSTRFRAVFCFGPVADIDGYGGRFTSFNPADPREAALRSPGRWLESVRSPVFVIEGAGGNIDSLLAMRGATHNPQIRFVPVKGADHFSVLAPANRVIAQKILADSGAATSITLSATEISPQ, encoded by the coding sequence ATGAATTCGCCCCGCTTGCCCGCCCTCCTGTTCGCGCTATCCGCCGCCCTTGGCGCCCCTTCGCTGGCGGCCGCCCAGTCCCCATCCGTTCCCGCCGCCAAAGCGGCCGATGCGACGACCCTGGCCGACGCCCGCAAAGGCTTTCGCACCACCCCGGTCCGCAAGCTGCGCCAGCAAGAGCCCATCCCCGCGCCGCCCGCCGACATCTTCAAGCTCGTACGTTACGAGGCCGCCCCGGGCAAACTGGGTGCTTACCTCACGCCCGATCCGAACGACGGCAAAAAGCATCCGGCCATCATCTGGATGACCGGCGGCGACTCCAACACCATCGGCGATGTCTGGTCGCCCAACCCGGTCAACAATGAGCAGAGCGCGAGCGCCTATCGCAAGGCGGGCATCGTCATGATGTTCCCCGCGCTCAGGGGCGGCAACGACAATCCCGGCGTCCATGAAGGCTTCCTCGGCGAAGTCGACGACGTGCTCGCCGCCGCGGCCTACCTGGCCAAACAAGCGTACGTCGACCCGGACCGGATCTACCTGGGCGGGCACAGTACCGGCGGCACCCTGGCGCTGCTCACCGCCGAGGTCTCGACCCGCTTTCGCGCCGTGTTTTGCTTTGGGCCGGTCGCTGACATCGACGGCTACGGCGGACGCTTCACGAGCTTCAATCCCGCCGATCCGCGCGAAGCGGCGCTGCGCTCGCCCGGACGCTGGCTCGAATCGGTGCGCTCGCCGGTGTTCGTGATCGAAGGCGCGGGTGGGAATATCGACTCGCTGCTCGCCATGCGCGGCGCCACGCACAACCCGCAAATCCGCTTCGTTCCGGTCAAGGGCGCGGATCACTTCAGCGTGCTGGCGCCGGCAAACCGGGTGATCGCGCAAAAAATCCTTGCCGACAGCGGCGCCGCCACCAGCATCACCTTGTCGGCGACAGAAATAAGTCCCCAGTAA
- a CDS encoding SDR family NAD(P)-dependent oxidoreductase, protein MSSTSRKIAVVTGASSGIGAIYADRLAQRGYDLILVARRADRLQALAATIAAAHGVQVEPMIADLGTEAGQESVAHLLATNPAISVLVNNAGVARLTPIDGSKVADLSSQVALNITALARLTHAVLPGFKLRNEGMIINIASVLGLHSLAISSVYSGTKAFVVAFTRGLEQELAGTGVKVQAVLPAATATELWDPSGVPLSALAPETVMQADAMVDAALFALDQGESLTMPSVAEADLIERYEAARVALFGASQTGTVAPRLRGPASH, encoded by the coding sequence ATGTCAAGCACTTCCCGAAAAATCGCAGTGGTTACCGGCGCCTCGTCGGGCATCGGCGCCATCTACGCCGACCGTCTGGCACAACGCGGCTATGACCTGATCCTGGTGGCCCGCCGCGCGGATCGCCTGCAGGCGCTGGCGGCCACGATCGCGGCCGCGCATGGCGTGCAGGTCGAGCCCATGATCGCCGACCTCGGCACCGAAGCGGGGCAGGAGAGCGTTGCGCACTTGCTCGCCACCAACCCGGCAATCAGCGTGCTGGTCAATAACGCCGGCGTGGCGCGCCTGACACCGATTGACGGCAGCAAGGTTGCCGATCTTTCGTCCCAGGTCGCGCTGAACATCACGGCGCTGGCCCGGCTGACGCACGCGGTGCTGCCCGGTTTCAAGCTGCGCAATGAGGGAATGATCATCAACATCGCCTCCGTGCTGGGGCTGCACTCGCTGGCCATCAGTTCGGTCTACAGCGGGACCAAGGCCTTCGTGGTGGCGTTCACGCGCGGCCTGGAACAAGAGCTGGCCGGTACCGGCGTCAAGGTCCAGGCAGTGCTGCCGGCGGCCACCGCCACCGAGCTGTGGGACCCGTCCGGCGTGCCCTTGTCGGCGCTGGCGCCGGAGACCGTCATGCAGGCCGATGCCATGGTCGACGCCGCCCTGTTCGCGCTCGACCAGGGCGAGAGCCTGACCATGCCATCGGTGGCGGAGGCGGACTTGATCGAACGCTACGAGGCGGCCCGGGTCGCCCTGTTCGGCGCCTCGCAAACCGGCACGGTCGCACCGCGCCTGCGCGGCCCGGCCTCGCACTGA
- a CDS encoding molybdopterin-containing oxidoreductase family protein, whose protein sequence is MDRRSFIRNGIGSMATLGVGELILLNPSPAQAMAYRPVADGKQRKIKNNYKMATRVTSVCLNCSTVCGIEGFVQDNKVIKIRGNPLDPNMGSHMTCAKGQSGPTVNDYPERLLYPLKRAGERGSGLWKRITWEEAYEEIARRIRASVDAGHPERVCIHQGRSRIEAEIGRFLDAIGTPVLLNHRAICSSNKRAANYVSLGETDWESIDAERCKYFLNFGANFYEAHQGGLHLVSRVVKARYDHGAKLVTFDVRLSNTAGRSDEWHQPFPGTEGAIALAMAHVIVRENEVDHDFLDKFVQPGLGTIRAWLAPCTPTWAEKLSGVAAADITRLALEFARKRPAVAAFTNRGTGAHYNGFNAERAVVMLNALVGSVAKEGGYCYGLDEKLSPARYPAPEPRPPKPIIRTDLEDPPEWPLANRWQKMKVGQVVFDFLRQGRAKLDVYLSYTIAAPMTWPEGRSTTVEVLKDEKLIPFHACSDVVYSEMAHYADMILPDATYLERWGLDIRNNMELQHFVTLRQPMVNPPGAATSFADVLFEIGKRLGPEQARYFKFGTHEEFVRHQCSLLPTKGADGKVFKDGFDYMKHYGVYVDSAAPKPYEVYRKPLAAALVQGARVDEKTRVIYKADDKGKEKAVGLMVGEVPVRGFTTPSRKFEIHAPEVAKVAATVGLVDDGLPTFHQVPSHVGLAADRLILSTFKWNVHTQGRTASQKYLAEIVHDNPMWIHAATAKKLGIKTGDTVELTTYRPLSGAVGDKAYQGTGQVVGSARVKAFVTKGIHPRVVAVSNSLGWITGGRSCEGERGRRVEVAARGLAPDAAQAFGPAPAVDDLEFGLWWDEKHGGRGSGVNINAILPINPQPLVGMQAWFDTVCSIRKVV, encoded by the coding sequence ATGGACCGCAGATCATTCATCAGGAACGGCATCGGATCGATGGCCACGCTCGGTGTGGGCGAGCTTATTCTCCTTAACCCGTCCCCCGCGCAGGCCATGGCGTACCGGCCGGTGGCGGACGGCAAGCAGCGCAAGATCAAGAACAACTACAAGATGGCCACGCGCGTCACCAGCGTATGCCTCAATTGCTCCACGGTGTGCGGCATTGAAGGCTTTGTGCAAGATAACAAGGTGATCAAGATCCGTGGCAATCCGCTCGACCCGAACATGGGCAGCCACATGACGTGCGCCAAGGGCCAGTCCGGCCCCACCGTCAACGATTATCCGGAGCGCTTGCTGTACCCGCTCAAGCGCGCCGGCGAGCGCGGTTCGGGCCTGTGGAAGCGCATCACCTGGGAAGAAGCGTATGAAGAAATCGCGCGCCGCATTCGCGCCAGTGTCGATGCCGGCCATCCGGAAAGGGTGTGCATCCACCAGGGCCGCTCGCGCATCGAGGCGGAGATCGGCCGCTTCCTCGACGCCATTGGCACGCCGGTATTGCTCAATCACCGCGCGATCTGTTCGTCGAACAAGCGCGCCGCCAATTACGTGTCGCTCGGCGAGACGGACTGGGAATCGATCGATGCGGAGCGCTGCAAATACTTCCTGAATTTCGGCGCCAATTTTTATGAAGCGCATCAGGGTGGGCTGCATTTGGTGTCGCGCGTGGTCAAGGCACGCTACGACCATGGGGCCAAACTGGTCACCTTCGATGTGAGGCTGTCCAACACCGCCGGGCGCAGCGACGAATGGCATCAGCCGTTTCCGGGCACGGAAGGGGCCATCGCCCTGGCGATGGCGCACGTGATCGTGCGCGAGAACGAAGTCGATCATGATTTTCTGGACAAATTCGTGCAGCCGGGGCTCGGCACCATCCGCGCCTGGCTGGCGCCGTGTACGCCGACGTGGGCGGAAAAACTGTCTGGCGTGGCGGCGGCCGACATCACCCGGCTGGCGCTGGAGTTCGCGCGCAAGCGGCCGGCAGTGGCCGCGTTCACCAATCGTGGCACGGGCGCGCACTACAACGGGTTTAATGCCGAACGCGCGGTGGTCATGCTCAACGCCCTGGTGGGGTCGGTCGCCAAGGAGGGCGGCTATTGCTATGGTCTCGATGAAAAGCTGTCGCCGGCGCGCTACCCGGCGCCGGAGCCAAGGCCGCCCAAGCCGATCATCAGAACCGACCTGGAAGACCCGCCGGAGTGGCCGCTGGCCAACCGCTGGCAAAAGATGAAGGTCGGCCAGGTTGTGTTCGATTTTCTGCGCCAGGGACGCGCGAAGCTGGACGTCTACCTCAGTTATACCATCGCCGCGCCGATGACCTGGCCGGAAGGGCGCAGCACGACCGTCGAGGTGCTCAAGGATGAAAAGCTGATTCCCTTTCACGCCTGTTCGGATGTGGTGTATTCCGAAATGGCGCACTACGCCGACATGATTTTGCCCGATGCGACCTACCTCGAACGCTGGGGTCTGGACATCCGCAACAACATGGAGCTGCAGCATTTCGTGACCTTGCGCCAGCCGATGGTGAACCCGCCCGGCGCCGCGACCAGCTTTGCCGATGTGCTGTTCGAGATCGGCAAGCGGCTCGGTCCCGAGCAGGCCAGGTACTTCAAGTTCGGCACGCACGAAGAGTTTGTGCGGCACCAGTGTTCGCTGCTGCCGACCAAGGGCGCGGACGGGAAGGTGTTCAAGGATGGCTTCGACTATATGAAGCACTATGGCGTGTACGTCGACAGCGCCGCGCCCAAGCCGTACGAGGTGTATCGCAAGCCGTTGGCGGCAGCGCTGGTGCAAGGGGCGCGCGTGGACGAGAAAACCCGCGTGATCTACAAGGCCGACGACAAGGGGAAGGAAAAAGCGGTCGGACTGATGGTGGGCGAGGTGCCCGTGCGCGGCTTCACGACGCCGTCGCGCAAGTTCGAGATCCATGCGCCGGAAGTGGCGAAGGTGGCCGCGACGGTCGGTTTGGTTGACGACGGGCTGCCGACTTTTCATCAGGTTCCATCGCATGTGGGCCTGGCGGCCGATCGCCTGATCCTGAGTACGTTCAAGTGGAATGTGCACACGCAGGGCAGGACCGCTTCGCAAAAGTACCTGGCCGAGATCGTGCATGACAATCCGATGTGGATTCATGCGGCGACCGCGAAAAAGCTGGGCATCAAGACTGGCGATACGGTGGAACTGACCACGTACCGGCCGCTTAGTGGCGCGGTGGGGGACAAGGCCTACCAAGGCACCGGGCAGGTGGTGGGCTCGGCGCGGGTGAAGGCGTTTGTCACCAAGGGCATCCATCCGCGCGTCGTGGCGGTGTCCAATTCGCTGGGCTGGATCACGGGCGGGCGCTCTTGCGAGGGTGAGCGCGGGCGGCGGGTGGAAGTGGCGGCCAGGGGGCTCGCGCCCGATGCGGCGCAGGCGTTCGGGCCGGCGCCGGCGGTCGACGACCTGGAGTTCGGCTTATGGTGGGACGAGAAACATGGCGGACGCGGAAGCGGGGTGAATATCAATGCGATCCTGCCGATCAATCCGCAGCCCTTGGTGGGGATGCAGGCGTGGTTCGATACGGTTTGTTCAATCCGGAAAGTCGTCTGA